One Archocentrus centrarchus isolate MPI-CPG fArcCen1 chromosome 10, fArcCen1, whole genome shotgun sequence genomic region harbors:
- the LOC115787440 gene encoding uncharacterized protein LOC115787440 isoform X1 translates to MKSMELFLILVLVAGGTHALSPVDETTCSLTKNTWPCSALLEGTVYIQVMANASGHEMKCLKVLPSGTITVFNLKKGRITTDEKFSNRLLFIINNGTLKITNVRRNDSGQYRAEVFNSEGVREKNIHFTLDVKDNNRVEGVETYCDGRQDGSQCYGALGGTVDIQLMDSSSEIFRYQLMKDSFKILNVRNNKVLLHVTERRFPFFPSNGTFRINNLSRTDAGNYTLQTFDSEGKSSGERTLKLFIQAPVSSVLLVSECLSQGEMRVSCSSEGGDSPQYSWTLDGRTLTDAELLSGNNEGNNITLNQHVSGHLVCSVRNNVSNVSKGQNISTCAGILPLIGGVLLALIILLVMGLAVICAQRKKQSYKTTKPKGQNQRDHLAVYRRNDSQYEEEDEHVEHIVGLEVESEEEVEPELEVETEVEVKPEVVYSQVFKFLKRPQQTDPRGIECLYAKVHKIR, encoded by the exons ATGAAGAGCATGGAGCTGTTTCTTATTCTTGTGCTGGTAGCAGGGGGAACTCATG CTCTCTCTCCAGTTGATGAGACTACATGTAGTCTCACCAAGAACACATGGCCGTGCTCAGCTCTTCTTGAAGGAACTGTGTATATCCAGGTTATGGCTAACGCTAGTGGCCATGaaatgaagtgtttgaaggTGCTTCCCAGTGGGACCATAACTGTGTTCAATCTGAAGAAAGGAAGGATAACAACAGACGAGAAATTTAGCAACAGACTCCTGTTTATAATCAACAACGGGACACTCAAGATCACAAATGTGAGGAGGAATGATTCAGGTCAATACAGAGCTGAAGTCTTTAATTCAGAGGGAGTCCGAGagaaaaacattcatttcaCCCTGGATGTTAAAGACAACAACAGAGTTGAAG GTGTGGAAACTTACTGTGATGGCAGACAGGATGGATCTCAGTGTTATGGAGCTTTGGGAGGAACTGTGGACATCCAGCTGATGGACAGCAGCTCAGAAATATTTAGATACCAATTGATGAAAGactcatttaaaatattaaatgttagAAATAATAAAGTTCTTCTTCATGTCACAGAACGTAGATTTCCCTTTTTTCCCAGTAATGGAACATTTAGGATCAATAACCTGAGCAGGACAGATGCTGGTAATTATACTCTTCAAACCTTTGATTCAGAGGGAAAATCATCAGGCGAGCGGACTTTAAAGTTGTTCATtcaag ctCCTGTGTCCTCTGTCCTGCTGGTCTCTGAGTGTCTGTCCCAGGGAGAGATGAGGGTGTCCTGCTCCTCTGAGGGAGGGGACAGTCCTCAGTACAGCTGGACTCTGGATGGACGCACACTGACAGATGCTGAGCTCCTTTCTGGAAACAATGAGGGTAACAACATCACTCTGAACCAGCACGTCTCAGGACATCTGGTCTGCTCAGTCAGGAACAACGTCAGTAATGTCTCCAAAGGACAGAACATATCTACCTGTG caGGAATTTTGCCACTGATTGGTGGAGTTCTTTTAGCACTGATAATTTTATTAGTTATGGGTCTAGCAGTTATCTGTgctcagaggaaaaaacaaagctaCAAAACTACAAAACCAAAAG GTCAGAATCAGAGAGACCATTTGGCAGTCTACAGAAGAAATGACAGTCAAtatg AGGAAGAAGACGAGCATGTTGAGCATATAGTGGGGTTGGAGGTGGAATCAGAGGAGGAGGTAGAGCCAGAGTTGGAGGTGGAAACAGAGGTGGAGGTGAAACCTGAGGTGGTGTATAGCCAAGTCTTCAAGTTTTTGAAGCGACCTCAGCAAACTGATCCAAGAGGAATTGAATGTTTATATGCCAAGGTCCATAAAATCAGGTGA
- the LOC115787440 gene encoding uncharacterized protein LOC115787440 isoform X2 — protein sequence MKSMELFLILVLVAGGTHALSPVDETTCSLTKNTWPCSALLEGTVYIQVMANASGHEMKCLKVLPSGTITVFNLKKGRITTDEKFSNRLLFIINNGTLKITNVRRNDSGQYRAEVFNSEGVREKNIHFTLDVKDNNRVEGVETYCDGRQDGSQCYGALGGTVDIQLMDSSSEIFRYQLMKDSFKILNVRNNKVLLHVTERRFPFFPSNGTFRINNLSRTDAGNYTLQTFDSEGKSSGERTLKLFIQAPVSSVLLVSECLSQGEMRVSCSSEGGDSPQYSWTLDGRTLTDAELLSGNNEGNNITLNQHVSGHLVCSVRNNVSNVSKGQNISTCGILPLIGGVLLALIILLVMGLAVICAQRKKQSYKTTKPKGQNQRDHLAVYRRNDSQYEEEDEHVEHIVGLEVESEEEVEPELEVETEVEVKPEVVYSQVFKFLKRPQQTDPRGIECLYAKVHKIR from the exons ATGAAGAGCATGGAGCTGTTTCTTATTCTTGTGCTGGTAGCAGGGGGAACTCATG CTCTCTCTCCAGTTGATGAGACTACATGTAGTCTCACCAAGAACACATGGCCGTGCTCAGCTCTTCTTGAAGGAACTGTGTATATCCAGGTTATGGCTAACGCTAGTGGCCATGaaatgaagtgtttgaaggTGCTTCCCAGTGGGACCATAACTGTGTTCAATCTGAAGAAAGGAAGGATAACAACAGACGAGAAATTTAGCAACAGACTCCTGTTTATAATCAACAACGGGACACTCAAGATCACAAATGTGAGGAGGAATGATTCAGGTCAATACAGAGCTGAAGTCTTTAATTCAGAGGGAGTCCGAGagaaaaacattcatttcaCCCTGGATGTTAAAGACAACAACAGAGTTGAAG GTGTGGAAACTTACTGTGATGGCAGACAGGATGGATCTCAGTGTTATGGAGCTTTGGGAGGAACTGTGGACATCCAGCTGATGGACAGCAGCTCAGAAATATTTAGATACCAATTGATGAAAGactcatttaaaatattaaatgttagAAATAATAAAGTTCTTCTTCATGTCACAGAACGTAGATTTCCCTTTTTTCCCAGTAATGGAACATTTAGGATCAATAACCTGAGCAGGACAGATGCTGGTAATTATACTCTTCAAACCTTTGATTCAGAGGGAAAATCATCAGGCGAGCGGACTTTAAAGTTGTTCATtcaag ctCCTGTGTCCTCTGTCCTGCTGGTCTCTGAGTGTCTGTCCCAGGGAGAGATGAGGGTGTCCTGCTCCTCTGAGGGAGGGGACAGTCCTCAGTACAGCTGGACTCTGGATGGACGCACACTGACAGATGCTGAGCTCCTTTCTGGAAACAATGAGGGTAACAACATCACTCTGAACCAGCACGTCTCAGGACATCTGGTCTGCTCAGTCAGGAACAACGTCAGTAATGTCTCCAAAGGACAGAACATATCTACCTGTG GAATTTTGCCACTGATTGGTGGAGTTCTTTTAGCACTGATAATTTTATTAGTTATGGGTCTAGCAGTTATCTGTgctcagaggaaaaaacaaagctaCAAAACTACAAAACCAAAAG GTCAGAATCAGAGAGACCATTTGGCAGTCTACAGAAGAAATGACAGTCAAtatg AGGAAGAAGACGAGCATGTTGAGCATATAGTGGGGTTGGAGGTGGAATCAGAGGAGGAGGTAGAGCCAGAGTTGGAGGTGGAAACAGAGGTGGAGGTGAAACCTGAGGTGGTGTATAGCCAAGTCTTCAAGTTTTTGAAGCGACCTCAGCAAACTGATCCAAGAGGAATTGAATGTTTATATGCCAAGGTCCATAAAATCAGGTGA